From the Flavobacterium galactosidilyticum genome, one window contains:
- a CDS encoding SusC/RagA family TonB-linked outer membrane protein → MKKTVVKQRLLHRIMKITLIQFVLAFVFSTITMANSVNGQRKLDTKVTVSFSNTNLGNALAKLEQKANVKFSYNSRITQLSDKVTINATDATLAEILSIILKPLNIQYSEVSNQIVLQNNSSQSAGFSDLETMETVFEKLAVAPIVRGRVTDQSGIPLPGATVLAKGTKVSVVTDFDGNFAIDMPENSTRLVVSYIGMTSQEVAIKTTAMTIVLVENEQSLKEVVITTGYEKTSKRTFTGAISKISGKELLVEGVVDISRMIEGKAAGVTVQNVTGTFGTAPKITVRGSSSIFGDTKPLWVIDGIVQEDIVNLSFADLASGNSETLLSSSVAGLNASDILSIEILKDASATSIYGSRSLNGVVVVTTKQGRREAPLSVTYSLEQTARTVPTYNQYDILNSQETMSILKEMESKGFLDLPSTSQGRYGGVFNILANAINKYDETSGTYGVKNDEPSRNAFLRKYELANTDWFKVLFRPSITQNHSLSFSGGGKNNAFFASLGFYNDPGWTVADGVSQLTTNLKNTFFINDKLSLTLSTQASVRDQSAPGSYDSLRDGVSGSTTRDFDINPFSYVLNTNRALRAYDDNGDYEYYRNNWAPLNIVQELKNNYMDIKVKDIRFQADLAYKINPKLTYNFTANARYANTIREHNILENSNIVGAYNAMETTIVRDQNIFLYQDPNNLTAPKVSVLPNGGILRTFTNDLTSFNIRNSFNYRNTFNDIHEVEALFGQELRSVDRNSSNFTAYGLQYDRGLTAFTDPRILEKLINGGESYYGFNEERERTVGFFGKVGYTYDRRYTGSITGRYDGSNRQGNSNSSRWLPTYTFSGKWNIMEEDFMKNFQKINTLALRGSYGLTATAGPATNSLAIYKSFITDRLNLGDRETGLNIDQLQNGDLTWEKQFETNIGLDLGMFNNRVQFTTDVYSRKAFDLVDFVTTSGIGGQKLKQGNNADMETKGIEFSVNTRNLNDTRLKWSTSLNLSVYDQKITKLQDEPSVLRLIDGTGGNTVGRPRNALYSYQFTGLNTQGLPTFIMADGITDNVAGANFQDRENITKYLKYEGSIEPNKSAGLSNTFTYDNWSLNIFIVASGGNKVRLNPIYSDAYDDLTVFTKEFTNRWVNAGDELLTNIPVIADQRLIANYAAQSKDLTKAYNAYNYSDERVADGTFVRLKNVSLSYEFPKDLKKKLSLTTMSMKASTANPLLIYSDKKLNGQDPEFYRTGGVSQPITSQYTFSLNVSF, encoded by the coding sequence ATGAAAAAAACTGTTGTCAAACAACGATTACTACATCGAATCATGAAAATAACATTAATTCAATTTGTTCTAGCATTTGTGTTTTCCACCATCACAATGGCAAACAGTGTTAATGGACAAAGAAAGCTAGACACAAAGGTAACTGTTAGCTTTTCTAATACGAACCTTGGCAATGCGTTAGCAAAGCTTGAACAAAAAGCAAACGTAAAATTCTCTTATAATTCTAGAATCACTCAATTAAGTGATAAAGTTACAATTAATGCAACAGATGCGACTTTAGCCGAAATTCTGAGTATTATTTTGAAGCCACTTAATATTCAGTATAGCGAAGTAAGCAATCAAATCGTATTGCAAAATAACAGTTCGCAATCAGCAGGTTTTTCTGACCTTGAAACCATGGAAACAGTGTTTGAAAAATTAGCTGTAGCACCAATAGTTAGAGGTAGAGTAACCGATCAATCAGGAATTCCACTTCCTGGAGCAACAGTTTTAGCAAAAGGAACTAAAGTGAGCGTAGTAACTGACTTTGATGGAAATTTTGCGATTGACATGCCTGAAAACAGCACACGACTTGTTGTTTCTTACATTGGTATGACATCACAAGAGGTAGCTATCAAAACTACAGCTATGACTATTGTTTTAGTGGAAAACGAACAAAGTTTAAAAGAAGTTGTAATCACAACTGGATACGAAAAAACATCTAAAAGAACTTTTACAGGAGCTATTAGTAAAATATCTGGTAAAGAATTACTAGTAGAAGGTGTTGTCGACATCAGTAGAATGATTGAAGGAAAAGCAGCTGGTGTTACCGTGCAAAACGTAACAGGAACTTTTGGAACTGCTCCAAAAATTACGGTTCGTGGATCTTCTTCTATCTTTGGAGACACAAAACCTTTATGGGTAATCGACGGAATCGTACAAGAGGATATTGTAAACCTTTCGTTTGCTGATTTAGCTTCTGGAAACTCAGAAACGTTACTAAGTTCTTCGGTAGCTGGACTAAATGCAAGTGACATTTTGAGCATTGAAATACTTAAAGATGCTTCTGCAACTTCTATTTATGGATCAAGATCTTTGAATGGTGTTGTCGTTGTTACTACAAAACAAGGAAGAAGAGAAGCTCCTTTGAGTGTAACGTATTCATTAGAACAAACAGCTAGAACAGTACCTACCTACAATCAATACGACATCTTGAACTCTCAAGAAACAATGAGTATTTTAAAAGAAATGGAATCTAAAGGTTTTCTAGATTTACCATCAACTTCACAAGGTCGTTATGGAGGTGTTTTTAATATTTTAGCTAATGCGATCAATAAATACGATGAAACTAGCGGAACTTATGGCGTTAAAAATGATGAGCCAAGCAGAAACGCATTTTTAAGAAAATATGAATTAGCAAACACAGACTGGTTTAAAGTTTTATTCAGACCGTCAATCACGCAAAACCATTCCTTAAGTTTTTCTGGTGGAGGAAAAAATAATGCATTTTTCGCTTCGCTTGGATTCTATAACGACCCAGGATGGACAGTTGCTGATGGTGTGAGCCAATTGACAACGAATCTTAAAAATACTTTTTTTATCAATGATAAATTAAGTTTAACTCTTTCTACTCAAGCATCTGTGAGAGACCAATCAGCGCCAGGAAGTTATGATAGCCTTAGAGATGGTGTAAGCGGAAGTACTACAAGAGATTTTGATATCAATCCGTTTAGCTATGTACTAAACACTAATAGAGCATTGCGAGCGTATGATGACAATGGCGATTATGAGTACTACAGAAATAACTGGGCTCCCCTAAACATCGTACAGGAATTAAAAAACAACTACATGGATATTAAAGTTAAGGACATTCGTTTTCAGGCGGATCTAGCTTACAAAATAAATCCGAAGTTAACGTATAATTTTACTGCTAATGCACGATATGCAAACACAATAAGAGAACACAACATTCTTGAAAACTCTAACATTGTAGGCGCATACAACGCGATGGAAACAACAATTGTGAGAGATCAAAACATATTTTTATACCAAGATCCGAATAATTTAACAGCTCCAAAAGTATCTGTTTTACCAAATGGTGGAATTTTAAGAACTTTTACAAATGACTTGACTTCATTTAACATTAGAAATAGCTTTAATTATAGAAATACATTTAATGATATTCATGAAGTTGAAGCTTTATTTGGACAAGAATTACGTTCTGTTGATAGAAATAGTTCTAACTTCACCGCATACGGTTTACAGTACGATAGAGGCTTAACGGCATTTACTGACCCACGAATATTAGAAAAATTAATCAACGGTGGGGAATCGTATTACGGATTTAATGAAGAAAGAGAAAGAACAGTTGGTTTCTTTGGTAAAGTAGGATATACGTACGATCGTCGTTATACAGGATCGATCACTGGTCGCTATGACGGATCAAACAGACAAGGAAATAGTAATTCTTCAAGATGGTTGCCTACTTACACTTTTAGTGGAAAATGGAATATTATGGAAGAGGATTTCATGAAAAACTTCCAAAAGATAAATACTTTAGCTTTAAGAGGTTCTTATGGATTAACTGCTACTGCAGGTCCAGCGACAAACTCATTAGCAATCTACAAAAGTTTCATTACAGACCGTCTAAATTTAGGGGATAGAGAAACTGGTTTAAACATAGATCAGCTTCAAAACGGTGATTTAACTTGGGAAAAACAATTTGAGACAAACATAGGTTTAGATTTAGGTATGTTCAATAACAGAGTACAATTTACAACAGACGTTTATAGCCGTAAGGCGTTTGATTTAGTTGATTTTGTAACTACTTCTGGTATTGGTGGACAGAAATTAAAGCAAGGAAACAATGCTGACATGGAAACTAAAGGTATTGAATTTTCAGTAAACACAAGAAATCTTAATGATACTAGATTGAAATGGTCAACAAGCTTGAACTTATCTGTTTATGATCAGAAGATTACTAAATTACAAGACGAGCCAAGTGTTTTAAGACTTATAGATGGTACAGGTGGTAACACAGTGGGACGCCCTAGAAACGCTCTATATTCGTATCAATTTACTGGATTAAACACTCAAGGATTACCTACTTTTATTATGGCAGATGGTATAACTGATAACGTTGCAGGAGCTAATTTTCAAGATAGAGAAAATATAACTAAGTACTTAAAGTACGAAGGATCAATAGAACCTAACAAATCAGCAGGTTTATCGAACACGTTTACTTATGACAACTGGTCTTTAAATATATTTATAGTTGCTTCAGGAGGAAATAAAGTTCGATTAAATCCTATTTATTCTGATGCTTATGATGACTTAACAGTTTTTACTAAAGAATTTACTAATAGATGGGTAAATGCTGGTGACGAATTGTTGACAAACATTCCAGTGATAGCTGACCAAAGATTAATCGCTAATTACGCTGCACAATCAAAAGATTTAACAAAAGCTTACAATGCTTACAATTATTCTGATGAAAGAGTTGCAGACGGCACATTTGTACGACTGAAAAATGTATCGTTAAGCTACGAGTTTCCAAAAGATTTAAAGAAAAAATTAAGTCTTACAACAATGTCAATGAAAGCATCTACTGCAAATCCGCTACTAATTTATTCTGATAAAAAATTAAACGGTCAAGACCCTGAATTTTACAGAACAGGTGGAGTATCACAACCAATAACAAGTCAATACACATTTTCATTAAACGTATCATTTTAA
- a CDS encoding FecR family protein: MQERNNYTKIEDFLSDQSFRQWVEYHVDQQKWEEWTLEDSKRAKLVEEARLWLLSMKVTKLTIDELNVEFALEKTWEKINNLENKNTTTQRPVIKLWETKWFKVAAAVIVFGLILNFFSNTPSFLKNELQVYNELVSENMEGLVEQTNNSDKSQIITLSDGSSVLLQPNSKLSYPKAFIGNERKVYLSGEAFFEISKDAKKPFLVFANEIITKVVGTSFRIKAYENQPNVEVVVRTGKVKITPNESVTNSDQEEIILLPNQAMRFVRKDLKFDKITDITTDKKLVLNSNNIEQLSFNFSDTPVSQILKTIEQAYLVEIDFPTEKLKNCHLTTSLNDQPLPEKLKIICKSIGNNTSYEMNGNQIIISSQGCE; encoded by the coding sequence AGAATGGACTTTAGAAGATTCCAAGCGAGCCAAGTTAGTTGAGGAAGCGCGTCTTTGGTTATTATCAATGAAAGTTACAAAACTTACAATTGATGAATTAAACGTTGAATTTGCATTAGAAAAGACTTGGGAAAAAATAAATAATCTAGAAAATAAAAATACTACAACTCAAAGACCCGTGATAAAACTATGGGAAACTAAATGGTTTAAAGTGGCAGCGGCAGTTATCGTTTTCGGATTAATTTTAAACTTTTTCTCCAATACGCCGAGTTTCTTAAAGAACGAGCTACAGGTTTATAATGAATTAGTAAGTGAAAACATGGAAGGTTTAGTGGAGCAAACTAACAATTCTGATAAATCGCAAATTATAACACTTTCAGATGGCAGTTCCGTTCTTCTGCAACCTAATAGCAAATTAAGTTATCCTAAAGCTTTTATAGGAAACGAAAGAAAAGTTTATCTGTCTGGTGAAGCTTTTTTTGAAATTAGTAAAGACGCCAAAAAACCATTTCTTGTATTTGCGAATGAAATTATAACTAAAGTTGTTGGTACAAGTTTTAGAATAAAAGCATACGAAAACCAACCTAATGTTGAAGTAGTAGTGCGTACTGGTAAAGTAAAAATCACACCTAATGAATCTGTGACTAATTCAGACCAAGAAGAAATTATTTTATTGCCTAACCAGGCAATGCGCTTTGTTAGAAAAGATTTAAAATTTGACAAAATTACAGATATCACTACCGATAAAAAGTTAGTATTAAATTCAAATAACATCGAGCAACTAAGCTTTAATTTTTCAGACACTCCAGTGAGCCAGATTTTAAAAACAATAGAACAAGCTTATCTTGTAGAAATTGATTTCCCTACTGAAAAATTAAAAAATTGTCATCTTACTACTTCTTTAAATGACCAACCTTTGCCTGAAAAATTAAAAATTATCTGTAAAAGTATTGGAAATAATACTAGTTATGAAATGAATGGAAACCAAATTATTATATCATCACAGGGATGTGAATAA